Within Microbacterium proteolyticum, the genomic segment CCGAACCCGCCGCCGGCGAGACGGCGCTGGTGCTGGGATGCGGCCCCATCGGGCTGCTCGCCGCGCTCGGTCTCTCCGAGCGTGGCGTGACCGTCGTCGCCGCCGACACCGACCCCGACCGTGTCGCACTCGCGCGGACGTTCGGCGCCGCGCACGCATTCGAGGTGGGCCGCGAGTTCCCCGATGCCGGGCAACGCGCGACCTTGGACGCATTGACCGAGGGCGCGGGGCCGGAGATCGTCATCGAGGCCACCGGCGTCCCCGCCTCGCTCGAGAACGCGATCCGCCTGATCGCGCCCGCGGGCCGCATCGTGCAGGTCGGCATCTCATCCCGCTCGGTCGGTCTGAAGATCAAGGACCTCACCGACAAGGAGATCGATCTGCGCGGCAGCCGCAACAGCCGGCGCCTCATCCCCGAAGGGCTCGCGATGCTCGCGCGGCACCCGGAAGCAGCGGATGCGCTGCTGACGCACCGGTTCCCGTTCTCGCGACTCGCCGAAGCGTTCCACACGATGAGCGACCGCACCATCCCGACCGGCAAGATCCTGATCCTCATGCCCGCCGCCCAGGCTGTGACGTCATGACCGGCGCGCTGCTGACCGGCACGGCGGCCCTGCCCGCCGACATCGACGTCCTGGTGCTCGGATCCGGTGCCGCAGGACTGGTCGCAGCCCTCCGCGCGGCGGATGCGGGCGCATCCGTCGTCGTCGCGGAGAAGGCCGACCGACTCGGCGGGACGACCTGTGCGGGCGGAGGGGTCATCTGGGCTCCGGCGACCGCGGTCGGCTCCTCGGCGGGCTTCGCGGACAGCGTCGAGGACGGCGTCGCGTACCTCTCGGCTTCGTCGGGGCATGTGATGGATGCCGAGGCGATCGACTGGTA encodes:
- a CDS encoding alcohol dehydrogenase catalytic domain-containing protein; this translates as MLTARTVARETLSFDETPLPALTPGHALVEIHAVSLCGTDLHIFEDDFPTDLPLVQGHEMAGIIRDADTVGGLQVGDRVAIDPVVACGTCRACRIGRDNVCQNLSVLGCYEDGGFVEVLSVPVDRLCPVPDDLPLEVAAVGEPASISLQAVSRAEPAAGETALVLGCGPIGLLAALGLSERGVTVVAADTDPDRVALARTFGAAHAFEVGREFPDAGQRATLDALTEGAGPEIVIEATGVPASLENAIRLIAPAGRIVQVGISSRSVGLKIKDLTDKEIDLRGSRNSRRLIPEGLAMLARHPEAADALLTHRFPFSRLAEAFHTMSDRTIPTGKILILMPAAQAVTS